A region of the Candidatus Binataceae bacterium genome:
GGCGACCGCCGATCGCACTCTGCGCGAAGCTGTGGGCGCCTGCGCCGAGACCGAGATAACTCTCTGCATGCCAGTAAGTTAGATTGTGCCGCGCCTCGTGCCCCGGGGCGGCATAGTTGGAGATCTCGTACATCGGATAGCCGCGACGCGGGATTTCGTGGCGCACCGTCGAGAAGATCGCGGCCTGAGCGTCGTTGCTCAACTCGCGGATGCGTCCGCGCTTGCGCTCAGCGAAAAAGACCGTGCCCTCTTCGAAGGTCAGGTTGTAGGCCGAGACGTGATCGGGCTCGAGCGCAACCACCTCCGCGATATCGTTCAGGACGTCCGCGGCAGTCTGGCCCGGGACGGCGAAGATGAGATCGAGATTGAGCCGCGCAAAACCCGCACGGCGGACGGCGCGCGCTGCTGCGCGAGTCTCCTCGGCGCTGTGGAGGCGTCCTAGGAACTTCAGAATCGCCGGGTTGAACGATTGCGCGCCAAAGCTGATCCGATTGACGCCGGCGATGCGAAAGCCCGCGAGCTTGGCGCTATCGACGGTGCCGGGGTTGGCCTCGAGCGTGATCTCCGCGTCGGCTTCGACGCCGAAAATTGCCGCCGCCGCGTCGATCAGCGCGCCAATCGAGCGCGGGGCAAAAAGCGACGGCGTCCCGCCCCCGAAAAAGATCGTTTTGACTCGCCCGCCGCTCCAGTTCGGCTCGGCAGCTCGCGCCCGCATCTCGGCGATCAGCGCGTCCGTGTAGGCCTGTTCGGGCCAGCTCGACGCCGCGTGCGAGTTGAAATCGCAATACGGACATTTCGAGTGGCAGTAGGGGATATGAATGTAAAGTGAGAAGGGCATTTTCGTAGCTCATTCATCATATGCGGCGCGGCTGACCCTCGCTACGTTTTGAACCGTTTCGATTAATCCTGCCTCGATG
Encoded here:
- the hemW gene encoding radical SAM family heme chaperone HemW, which codes for MPFSLYIHIPYCHSKCPYCDFNSHAASSWPEQAYTDALIAEMRARAAEPNWSGGRVKTIFFGGGTPSLFAPRSIGALIDAAAAIFGVEADAEITLEANPGTVDSAKLAGFRIAGVNRISFGAQSFNPAILKFLGRLHSAEETRAAARAVRRAGFARLNLDLIFAVPGQTAADVLNDIAEVVALEPDHVSAYNLTFEEGTVFFAERKRGRIRELSNDAQAAIFSTVRHEIPRRGYPMYEISNYAAPGHEARHNLTYWHAESYLGLGAGAHSFAQSAIGGRRWWNEKAPSRYIELVRANKIAEVGGETIDRPAAMSEFVFLNLRLRDGFAIAEFERRFGQPLDDSFAGVSRRLVEDGLLISRGGRVFLSDRGVELGDSVFAEFV